The following proteins come from a genomic window of Platichthys flesus chromosome 1, fPlaFle2.1, whole genome shotgun sequence:
- the LOC133952974 gene encoding hexokinase-1, which translates to MIAAQLLAYYFTELKDDQVKKIDKYLYSMRFSDETLVEITQRFRRELAKGLGRDTNTTAALKMLPTFVRSIPDGSEKGDFIALDLGGSNFRILRVKVSHEKKQTVLMESQIYDTPEDIIHGSGTRLFDHVAECLGDFMEKQHIKDKKLPVGFTFSFPCQQTKLDEGYLITWTKRFKAGGVEGMDVVKLLTKAIKKRGDYEADIMAVVNDTVGTMMTCGFDDQRCEVGIIIGTGTNACYMEELRHIHQVEGDEGRMCVNTEWGAFGDDGRLEDIRTEFDREIDRGSLNPGKQLFEKMVSGMYMGELVRLILVKMAREGLLFEGRITPELLTKETFETKHVSAIEKSKEGLIKAREILTNLGVEPSNEDCIAVQHVCTIVSFRSANLIAATLAAILMRLKENKGVARLRTTVGIDGSLYKMHPQYARRLHKTVRRLMPDSDIRFLLSESGSGKGAAMVTAVAYRLADQSRQITETLAEFRLTNEQLLEVKKRMRTEIQNGLSKSTQDSATVKMLPTFVQSTPDGTEHGDFLALDLGGTNFRVLLVKIRSGKRRTVEMHNKIYAIPLEVMQGTGEELFDHIVQCISDFLDYMGMKNTRLPLGFTFSFPCRQTSLDAGILVTWTKGFKATDCEGEDVVGLLREAIKRREEFDLDVVAVVNDTVGTMMTCAYEESTCEIGLIAGTGSNACYMEEMRNIETVEGDEGQMCVNMEWGGFGDNGCLDDIRTEYDRTVDDLSLNPGKQRYEKMCSGMYLGEIVRNILIDMTKKGFLFRGQISETLKTRGIFETKFLSQIESDRLALLQVRSILQHLGLDSSCDDSIIVKEVCGVVSHRAAQICGAGMAAVVDKIRENRGLDHLKITVGVDGTLYKLHPHFSQIMHQTVNELAPQCNVNFLLSEDGSGKGAALITAVGCRLRQELNSK; encoded by the exons AGAAAGGTGACTTCATTGCGTTGGACCTGGGAGGCAGCAACTTCCGGATCCTCCGCGTCAAAGTGAGCCACGAGAAGAAACAGACAGTTCTGATGGAGAGTCAAATCTACGACACACCAGAGGACATCATTCATGGAAGTGGAACGAGG cTGTTCGACCATGTGGCAGAATGTCTCGGTGACTtcatggaaaaacaacacatcaaagATAAGAAACTCCCAGTGGGTTTCACCTTCTCCTTCCCCTGCCAGCAGACCAAACTAGACGAG GGCTATCTGATAACATGGACAAAGCGTTTCAAGGCAGGTGGCGTGGAGGGGATGGATGTTGTCAAGCTGCTCACCAAAGCCATTAAGAAACGAGGG GACTATGAGGCTGACATCATGGCTGTGGTAAACGATACAGTTGGAACGATGATGACCTGTGGCTTCGATGATCAACGCTGTGAAGTCGGCATCATCATCG gcaCAGGCACCAATGCGTGCTACATGGAGGAGCTGCGCCACATCCACCAGGTGGAGGGAGACGAGGGCAGGATGTGCGTGAACACCGAGTGGGGGGCGTTCGGAGACGACGGCAGACTGGAAGACATCAGGACCGAGTTTGACAGAGAGATAGACCGAGGCTCTCTCAACCCGGGCAAACAGCT ATTTGAGAAGATGGTCAGTGGTATGTACATGGGGGAGCTGGTGCGTCTCATTCTGGTGAAGATGGCCAGAGAGGGTCTGCTGTTCGAGGGGAGGATCACCCCTGAGCTGCTCACTAAAGAGACGTTTGAGACCAAACACGTCTCAGCCATAGAGAA GAGTAAGGAAGGACTGATCAAAGCCAGAGAGATTTTAACCAATCTTGGTGTGGAGCCATCAAATGAGGACTGTATCGCTGTGCAGCAT GTTTGCACCATTGTGTCTTTCCGCTCGGCCAACCTAATAGCTGCAACGCTGGCCGCCATCCTAATGAGgctaaaggaaaacaaaggtGTGGCACGACTTCGCACCACCGTAGGCATCGACGGGTCGCTCTACAAGATGCACCCACA GTACGCCCGCCGTCTCCATAAGACAGTCCGTCGTTTGATGCCGGACTCTGACATCCGATTCCTATTGTCCGAGAGTGGCAGTGGAAAGGGGGCTGCCATGGTGACAGCTGTGGCCTACAGACTCGCCGACCAATCACGACAGATCACCGAAACGCTGGCCGAATTCCGCCTGACGAATGAACAGCTGTTGGAg GTAAAGAAACGAATGAGGACAGAGATCCAAAATGGCCTTTCCAAGAGcactcaggactctgcaacGGTCAAAATGCTGCCGACCTTCGTACAAAGCACTCCCGATGGCACAG AGCATGGTGACTTCCTGGCTTTGGATTTGGGAGGAACCAACTTCAGGGTGCTGTTGGTCAAGATCCGTTCTGGCAAGAGGAGAACAGTGGAGATGCACAACAAGATTTACGCCATTCCTCTGGAGGTGATGCAGGGcacaggagaggag tTGTTTGATCACATTGTGCAGTGCATCAGTGATTTCCTGGACTACATGGGGATGAAGAACACTCGTCTTCCTCTGGGCTTCACCTTCTCGTTCCCCTGCAGACAGACCAGCCTCGACGCT GGCATCCTGGTGACTTGGACCAAAGGCTTCAAGGCGACAGACTGTGAAGGAGAGGATGTGGTGGGACTGTTGAGGGAGGCCATCAAGAGGAGAGAG gagTTTGACCTGGATGTCGTGGCTGTGGTGAACGATACCGTGGGAACGATGATGACTTGTGCCTACGAAGAATCCACCTGTGAGATCGGACTCATTGCTG GCACTGGGAGTAATGCGTGttacatggaggagatgaggaacaTCGAGACGGTCGAGGGAGATGAGGGACAGATGTGTGTCAACATGGAGTGGGGCGGTTTCGGAGACAACGGATGCCTtgatgacatcaggacagagTATGACCGCACTGTGGATGACCTCTCGCTCAACCCGGGCAAACAAAG ATATGAGAAAATGTGTAGCGGCATGTACCTCGGTGAAATTGTGCGAAACATCCTCATCGACATGACCAAGAAAGGATTCCTGTTCAGAGGACAGATTTCTGAGACACTGAAGACCAGAGGCATCTTTGAAACAAAGTTCCTCTCTCAGATAGAGAG TGACAGACTGGCATTGCTGCAGGTCAGATCCATCCTGCAACACTTAGGACTAGACAGCTCCTGTGATGACAGTATCATCGTCAAAGAG GTGTGTGGAGTAGTGTCTCATCGTGCAGCTCAGATATGCGGGGCAGGAATGGCGGCAGTGGTGGACAAGATCAGAGAGAACCGAGGACTGGACCATCTCAAGATCACTGTAGGGGTGGATGGGACACTCTACAAACTACACCCACA TTTTTCCCAGATCATGCACCAGACAGTGAATGAGCTGGCTCCCCAGTGTAACGTCAACTTCCTCCTGTCGGAGGATGGAAGCGGGAAAGGAGCTGCCCTCATCACAGCTGTGGGCTGCCGGCTGAGACAGGAGCTGAACAGCAAATAG
- the tacr2 gene encoding substance-K receptor: MEENMDVDSLIQHIERDTEATSFPFSVTDDWREDGNETTGNQFQQPDWQVALWAIAYTLIIVVSITGNVTVIWIILAHRRMRTVTNYFIVNLAFSDVSMATFNTLFNFVYALHNDWYFGLGYCRFQNFFPITAMFSSIYSMAAIAVDRYMAIIHPLKPRLSSTSTKVVIAVIWIVAVSLAFPQCYYSVTRFYYPRTVCMVNWPDDYGGKHQLSYQFALILLIYVLPLLVMLVTYSLVGQTLWGGHIPGEATEHYHSQMTAKRKVVKMMVVVVVTFALCWLPYHTYFILGSFNRDIYKQHYIQQVYLAIFWLAMSSTMYNPIIYCCLNQRFRAGFRHAFAWCPFIKLSEEDKMELRHTHTFRVTMTRSNRNDASYTRASIKTSALDSDIKTELNPESDASVRLDKCTSANNTHGVKSLEDPKSAADKLMEHNQ, encoded by the exons ATGGAGGAAAATATGGACGTCGACAGTCTTATTCAACACATTGAACGAGACACGGAGGCCACATCATTTCCCTTCTC GGTCACCGACGACTGGAGGGAGGACGGGAACGAGACCACTGGGAATCAGTTCCAACAGCCAGACTGGCAG gTGGCTCTGTGGGCTATAGCCTACACCCTAATCATCGTGGTGTCCATCACTGGAAATGTCACAGTCATCTGGATTATCCTCGCTCACCGACGCATGAGGACCGTGACCAACTACTTCATCGTCAACCTGGCCTTCTCCGACGTCTCCATGGCAACCTTCAACACCCTTTTTAACTTTGTCTATGCACTTCACAACGACTGGTACTTCGGTCTGGGCTACTGCAGATTTCAGAACTTTTTCCCCATCACTGCAATGTTTTCATCAATATACTCCATGGCTGCCATCGCGGTGGACAG GTATATGGCCATCATCCACCCTCTGAAGCCCcgcctctcctccacctccacaaaGGTCGTGATCGCTGTGATTTGGATCGTGGCGGTTTCATTGGCCTTCCCTCAGTGCTACTACAGCGTGACCAGGTTTTATTACCCCAGGACCGTGTGCATGGTCAACTGGCCTGATGATTACGGAGGAAAACATCAACTGAG TTACCAGTTTGCATTGATATTGCTGATCTAcgtcctccctctgctggtgatgctggtgaCCTACAGCTTGGTCGGCCAAACACTGTGGGGCGGACACATCCCAGGGGAGGCAACGGAGCATTACCACAGCCAGATGACAGCCAAGAGAAAG GTGGTGAAGATGATGGTTGTCGTGGTGGTGACCtttgccctctgctggctgcCCTACCACACCTACTTCATACTGGGATCCTTCAACAGAGACATTTATAAACAACATTACATTCAGCAG gtgTACCTGGCCATATTCTGGCTGGCGATGAGTTCCACTATGTACAATCCTATAATTTACTGCTGTCTAAACCAAAG GTTCCGTGCTGGTTTCCGTCACGCCTTTGCTTGGTGTCCCTTCATCAAATTGTCGGAGGAGGACAAGATGGAGCtgcggcacacacacaccttcagagTGACCATGACACGCAGCAACCGCAACGACGCCTCGTACACACGAGCCTCCATCAAGACAAGCGCCCTCGACTCAGACATCAAAACTGAGCTGAACCCGGAGAGCGACGCTTCTGTGCGTCTTGACAAATGCACGTCGGCGAACAACACACACGGGGTGAAGAGTCTGGAGGACCCAAAATCAGCAGCCGACAAACTTATGGAGCACAACCAGTGA